From the genome of Periplaneta americana isolate PAMFEO1 chromosome 17, P.americana_PAMFEO1_priV1, whole genome shotgun sequence:
CTCTCTGCCATTCTCTTCGTCACAAAAAATAATCAgccctatatataggcctaccagtaatAAAGATGGGACACTTCAGACAAACTCTTCTAGTGTGATCACAACAAATCTCCAAATAGATCAGTGGTATCACAATAGTTATTAAAAGAGCTTCTAAATTTCTGataataatttaggcctaatttttgtcactcttttttataggcctattctaaacTAACATTAGTTTCCACTGTATGAGGACGAGGCAGATTTGTCGTGTCTAGGCCTACTTGTTAACAAGTCAAAGGACCCCAAAAGTTGAATCCAGAGGAATCCTCAAATTCTGCACTGGAGAAGATAATAAATATAACACGTTATCATAAAATTTTTCTCATGAACTCACTGTACTCACATATGACGTACACAACAATACTAAAAGATAACATACCTATCATTAACATCTGTGTGGTACCACATGAATGTTGCTTTGAAGTAATTATGATTCCCATGTCGATGCACTGTGCACAGCTGCGGCATATCCAACAGAAATCCAGGAAGAGCATCTAGCAAATTATTATCCAAATACAGTTCTTTCAAGCAATGACAGAAGGTAAGCGTATGTGGGATGGACTTATTTTGTAGACGGTTATTCGTAAGAGACAATCTTTCCAAACAGCTAAGACGGCCGACGTCAGGTGGAATCCACTCCAAATTATTGTATTTGAGGGATAACACTCGCACATTTCTACACCTGAATAACtgtcaaaaaaaaattacaaacaaaagttATGCTTTTACTACTGCAACTAAAAATTGTGACATATAGACCTTCgaagaaataataaatgcacACATTACATACTTCTTTCGGAAGTGTAGCAGTTTCTCCGTACTTAAAGATGCTGTCTAAATGCATCTCAACAAAATTATAGTGTGACAAGTATCTTGCCAGCACAGTTTGTCCGGGAATTTGTACAACATTCTCAGATTCTTGACGCAGTTCAGAGTTGAGAAATGCTAAGAGGCGGTGAGGAGATTTTTCCAACGTCACAGCTAGGAACCACAAATCTGCAGAAATCTTCTGTAAATGTAAATACATACAAGATAAAAGCATTAGACCTACCTTCAGCTCAGAATAAGGTAAATGTCTAGTTTACGTACACCAGTTTTCCGCAATATTGTTTTCAGACGTGAGAAACGAAAACTTTAAACGCCCGTGCACAGGAAACTACAGGTTTCTACTCTCCGCAACAAACTTGTCACATACTacgttctttatatttttatttattttaagtagtaggttattttacgacactttatcaacatcttaggttatttagcgtctgaatgaaatgaagtgatactgccagtgaaatgagtccggggtccaacaccgaaagttacccagcatttgctcatattgggttgagggaaaagcccggaaaaaacctcaaccaggtaacttgccccgaccgggaatcgaacccgggccactggttTAGCGGctaggcgcgctaaccgttactccacaggtgtggagatgGGATAAATGAGGGAATAGCTAAGTTACATTAAGTCGAAGTATGTGACAAGGCTAGTAGATTAGTTTAGGGGATTATTCAAGTGATATGACATCATTCCTTTCcatcatatctttaaaattacccaAACTAGAAAGGAACCCCACAAAATGTAGGaagtacatataaaataaattttgggAGTAGTCGATTTTGAATTATGCCTATGAGCGGTGTACGTAAATTAGACAAGTACGCACAACAATAGCTACTTCAAACATAGCTGCAACAATTATTCCTGAAGGAATTCATTACCTTATATCTGGAAACATCTATATCATTTTCTGATCCGTCACCACCATCAATTTTAGATTTCAATATACGGTCTTGAAAAGCACCTAGAAATGTTTTTAGGTTTACCCATGTTTCAGATTTCAATTCATCCCACAAAACAGAGTCTTCTTGAaactttttcattaataaaaactCATAACAGTGAAAAACTTCCATTTTGTGAAAGAAAATACGAAAGAATAAAAACTGGACATTACGTCActtgtattttgaaataat
Proteins encoded in this window:
- the LOC138693121 gene encoding leucine-rich repeat-containing protein 58-like — its product is MEVFHCYEFLLMKKFQEDSVLWDELKSETWVNLKTFLGAFQDRILKSKIDGGDGSENDIDVSRYKKISADLWFLAVTLEKSPHRLLAFLNSELRQESENVVQIPGQTVLARYLSHYNFVEMHLDSIFKYGETATLPKELFRCRNVRVLSLKYNNLEWIPPDVGRLSCLERLSLTNNRLQNKSIPHTLTFCHCLKELYLDNNLLDALPGFLLDMPQLCTVHRHGNHNYFKATFMWYHTDVNDRVLHVFDEVQKRRKPSRGYNPESLLFLAATALISSNINFFEPGLLPNTLQEYMSDIYPNFSICDNCNSAVPYSSSGYRVFTFKNPYLGNTCVPFQHWACSRSCAEAIEIPAHQEQMRAAERMDEEYDHYIQEIQNEEMTLPSRGFCVLL